Proteins from one Oscillatoria nigro-viridis PCC 7112 genomic window:
- a CDS encoding CHAT domain-containing protein, translated as MKSTHKKPRFFLTFLSFTALTMWELGLFAPSQTATAQITPATDGTNTQITPSGNQFNINGGQQSGDGANLFHSFQQFGLTQGQTANFISNPNIRNILGRVVGGDASLINGLIQITGGNSNLFLMNPAGMVFGTNASLNVPAAFTATTATGIGFGNNWFSAAGTNNYTQLVGNPNSFAFTNTQPGGIINLGNLAVGQGQSLTLLGGTVLSTGQLSAPGGNITVAAVPGESLVRISQPGNLLSLEIQPQSVAGSLPQNWVLPVASLPQLLAGGGGSATGVTVNAAGQVELTGGLQVENGDVVAKEVSAGSATLSANRNLTLVESLLRTTGDLNLLADDTVRVRDSVANPFVANAGGNLYIQGNQSIDILALNHLSQTPFVSGGNLTLVSDGIISTDAHFRSGSNTSIVDLSGKPANFISLYDPIFTQPNDYLVGEYTGASLKVDTTSGTGNITINGNITITSTDPDPKFANASPGTDEFLMRNFRTLILRSGGNIQVVGKIDTYVSNPNNVGPVIMQATGNIQTKTIRADNFGGNAGYISLTAGGNISTGALSAIATDVIGNGGNISVNAGGSITIAGNLASFASSGSGDITLTAKNDITLDCASPSFCIESFAGGVPNTVPTGSSGNVTIISEQGAIIFPPNGVHITTGNSALSSIPGSVTLQANGNINVGYIGADSLDESTADGANINITSVNGNIQLGDLTNTSDSGKKGGNITISTSGNIITANVLNYGKLQGGSVNFTSTKGSITTGKINATSSQDSGNDTIFLPENGGSITLSADRNITTGNLNVTANQNGGPIALTSTAGSINTGTIDVRGDRTAGNITIQASTGITTPTTGTAIAGDSAKGNGSNVTLSTASGDINIGDVLVSGIQGGSLKFTNSNGNITTGQLLTSYDGSSPDFKTNIGGNVNLNAGGNITTSDIRAIGNQDGGSITFKSGGSIDTTAGIINAIGGNSGGNISLEAATNISTAGIGSALLLSGFNANSGNLRIQSGGNIDTTAGPIITAAANGKGGDITINAQGTVSTSDINSRTFAPSITVTGGNIDVKANDSITASGKIETNRNNITFNAPVTLGNNLSVKILEAGDITFKSTVDGPYSLTVQPDAGSVDFGDAVGSLNPLNSISIQDNIPKSSAAINITTTNNISAQNIKSATGISLYSENGEISTGDLDATSPNNGGNIILSAGTNITAGDINTSSAGNGGSILLDATGSINVGKVDSSAKGNAGDVIAINRSTIGNIVVSQIDAQSQDTGTGGNVSIVTENFFRSLNSFKDRNGINASISTAGSPGDANGGTIIIRHGGKGITPFIVGNSQTNGTAGALTRGNSNPIQTILPDREYRYTHTQDPNLAQNRDRIQIISVPPPIVAPTPAATPTPAATPTPAATPTPAPTPAATPTPAATPTPAATPTPAPTPADTPTPAPTPAATPTPAPTTADTPAPSPTPTAAPASTPSRQLPRRLPVAPSPTPESSSAPTPETSIAPFPIPQIFIAPAPTPETSIAPSATPDPIPDFALDFQLPQLPDSFLLPPRARPTQPSTPTTPNAAARIASTPTLPSVSQITSSLATQPAIAPQPSNAPTPAPAAPLASLTQPVAQIQPVPASAIVPVPASAIVPAPASSIVPAPAVSPSQTPQRELAFLIGDLLGAETSIDQNAETGNTELDWKRNNETIISLELPYTPSVNTIAGAEANNPISTETSTDNLTVSVAETPPEIIVQTPSLPIANSEPFDVNLSDLWERIAGINTAPVQDSPTITPAPAPIPAPTPAPAPTPAPSPTPAPAPTPEPTPTPPPIAENPLPADIPNLFPSEISRSLVEQTLDQGNANDAVALIDQLFEQDYENYYGENFTDKKINVQYLRETLKTIKEETGKQAVIVYAIVRLKEVSLVLVVPDGPPILKQAPVNSKTLLKTVNIFQGYLAQPQNSQDTAYLENAQQLYQWLILPISKELESLNIDTLIFSFDAGLRQLPLSALHDGKQFLVEKYSLGSIPSVSLTNTKYQSLKNAQVLAMGASEFPHTDKDPLPAVPIELSAIAGTRSDRKNQAGLSRNESFLNPAAELPLWRGRSFLNENFTLDNLSKQRQQQAFGIVHLATHASFPQGENGRKEAEIDLWDRSLALDEFRSAKWYDRRQVELLVLSACETAIGDNTAEMGFAGLAVRSGVKSALASLWKVNDIGTLALMTEFYGNLRSENIKAEALRKAQLAMIRKQIVVKDGQLRGTQGAIDINQATQAANADLSHPNFWAGFTIIGSPW; from the coding sequence ATGAAATCAACACACAAAAAACCCCGCTTTTTCCTAACATTCCTCTCCTTCACCGCCTTAACAATGTGGGAATTAGGACTTTTCGCCCCATCCCAAACAGCCACAGCCCAAATTACCCCCGCAACCGACGGCACGAATACTCAAATTACTCCCAGCGGCAACCAATTCAACATCAACGGCGGCCAACAATCCGGCGACGGTGCGAATCTCTTTCACAGTTTCCAACAATTTGGTTTAACTCAAGGGCAAACTGCCAATTTTATATCTAATCCTAATATCCGCAATATTTTAGGGCGAGTTGTCGGCGGCGATGCTTCGTTAATTAACGGATTAATTCAAATAACGGGCGGCAATTCCAATTTATTTTTAATGAATCCGGCGGGGATGGTTTTCGGCACAAATGCCAGTTTGAACGTGCCTGCTGCTTTCACTGCGACTACTGCGACGGGCATCGGTTTTGGCAATAACTGGTTTAGTGCGGCCGGTACTAATAATTATACTCAATTAGTCGGAAATCCTAATAGTTTTGCTTTCACAAATACACAACCGGGAGGAATTATCAATTTAGGCAATTTGGCTGTGGGACAAGGGCAAAGTTTAACTTTATTGGGCGGCACGGTTTTGAGTACGGGACAACTTTCTGCACCGGGAGGAAATATTACTGTTGCGGCGGTTCCCGGCGAGAGTTTAGTCAGAATTAGTCAACCGGGAAATCTGTTGAGTTTGGAGATTCAGCCGCAATCTGTAGCGGGGAGTTTGCCTCAAAATTGGGTGTTGCCAGTTGCATCTTTGCCGCAGTTGTTGGCGGGTGGCGGGGGAAGTGCAACGGGGGTGACAGTCAACGCTGCAGGGCAAGTAGAATTGACGGGTGGTTTGCAGGTAGAGAATGGAGATGTTGTTGCTAAAGAAGTAAGCGCGGGAAGTGCAACGCTGTCAGCTAATCGTAATTTGACATTAGTTGAAAGTCTGTTGCGTACAACTGGCGATTTGAATTTGCTGGCTGACGATACAGTGCGAGTGCGCGATAGTGTGGCAAATCCGTTTGTGGCGAATGCTGGCGGAAATCTCTACATTCAGGGAAATCAAAGTATCGATATTTTGGCGCTGAATCATCTTTCGCAAACGCCGTTTGTTAGCGGTGGAAATCTGACTTTAGTGAGTGATGGCATCATATCTACAGATGCTCATTTTCGCAGTGGCAGTAACACATCGATTGTTGATTTATCTGGTAAACCTGCGAATTTTATTAGTCTGTACGATCCAATATTTACGCAGCCTAATGACTATCTCGTTGGCGAATATACGGGTGCATCTCTCAAGGTAGATACAACTTCTGGTACTGGAAATATTACTATTAACGGGAATATTACAATCACAAGTACCGATCCAGATCCAAAGTTTGCTAATGCTTCTCCCGGTACTGATGAATTTCTTATGCGTAATTTCAGAACGTTAATTTTGCGATCGGGGGGCAATATTCAAGTAGTAGGAAAAATTGATACTTATGTAAGTAATCCCAATAATGTAGGTCCTGTAATTATGCAAGCTACAGGCAACATTCAAACGAAAACGATTAGGGCAGACAATTTTGGGGGTAATGCTGGTTATATATCGTTGACTGCTGGGGGCAACATTTCTACAGGAGCTCTTTCTGCTATAGCTACAGATGTTATTGGTAATGGCGGTAATATTAGTGTGAATGCAGGTGGGAGCATTACTATTGCGGGTAATCTAGCTTCTTTCGCATCCAGTGGATCGGGTGATATTACTCTCACAGCAAAAAACGATATTACTTTAGACTGTGCTTCCCCTAGTTTTTGCATAGAGAGTTTTGCAGGAGGAGTTCCTAATACAGTACCTACTGGCAGTAGTGGTAATGTTACCATCATCAGCGAACAGGGAGCTATTATTTTTCCTCCAAACGGAGTACATATAACCACTGGAAATAGCGCTTTATCCAGCATTCCTGGTTCTGTAACGTTACAGGCAAATGGTAACATTAACGTAGGTTATATAGGTGCAGATAGTCTAGATGAATCTACCGCAGATGGTGCAAATATTAATATTACAAGCGTAAACGGAAATATCCAGCTTGGCGACCTCACTAATACTTCAGACAGCGGTAAGAAGGGCGGTAATATTACTATCTCTACCAGTGGAAATATTATAACAGCTAACGTATTAAACTATGGTAAATTGCAAGGCGGTAGCGTTAATTTTACTAGCACGAAGGGCAGCATCACTACAGGAAAAATAAATGCAACCAGCTCTCAGGACTCAGGAAATGATACAATTTTTCTACCGGAAAATGGTGGATCAATTACTTTGAGTGCCGATCGCAATATTACAACTGGCAATCTCAACGTAACGGCGAATCAAAACGGCGGCCCGATCGCACTTACGAGCACTGCCGGTTCCATAAATACCGGAACGATCGATGTCAGGGGCGATCGCACTGCTGGAAATATTACCATTCAAGCCAGCACGGGCATCACAACACCGACAACAGGAACCGCGATCGCGGGTGATTCTGCTAAGGGCAATGGCAGCAATGTTACTTTATCTACTGCCAGCGGTGACATTAATATAGGCGATGTATTAGTATCGGGAATACAGGGTGGAAGTCTTAAATTTACTAATAGCAACGGCAATATTACTACAGGTCAGTTATTGACAAGTTATGACGGTTCATCTCCCGATTTTAAAACTAATATAGGCGGCAATGTTAATCTAAATGCTGGGGGAAATATTACTACCAGCGACATCCGGGCGATCGGCAATCAAGACGGCGGCTCAATCACGTTTAAAAGCGGCGGATCGATCGACACTACCGCCGGAATCATAAATGCGATCGGCGGTAACAGCGGCGGCAATATTTCCCTCGAAGCCGCAACTAACATCAGTACGGCAGGAATTGGTAGCGCCCTATTATTAAGCGGCTTCAACGCCAATAGCGGGAATCTTCGCATTCAAAGCGGCGGTAATATCGACACAACTGCCGGCCCAATTATTACCGCTGCGGCAAATGGTAAGGGCGGAGATATCACCATAAATGCTCAAGGAACTGTTTCAACCTCGGATATTAATTCCCGCACTTTCGCTCCCAGTATTACTGTGACAGGTGGCAATATTGATGTCAAGGCAAATGACTCTATTACTGCCAGTGGCAAGATCGAAACTAACCGCAATAACATTACTTTTAACGCTCCGGTGACATTAGGTAATAACCTGTCGGTCAAAATTTTAGAGGCTGGCGATATTACTTTTAAATCTACTGTTGACGGGCCTTACAGTCTTACTGTTCAACCCGATGCTGGAAGTGTTGACTTTGGCGATGCTGTTGGCAGCCTCAATCCCCTCAACAGCATCAGTATTCAAGATAATATTCCCAAAAGTTCCGCTGCAATTAACATTACTACTACGAATAATATTAGCGCCCAAAATATTAAGTCAGCGACCGGAATTTCTTTGTATAGTGAGAACGGAGAAATCAGCACAGGCGATCTCGATGCGACTTCCCCTAACAATGGCGGTAATATCATTTTGAGCGCTGGAACTAATATTACTGCGGGCGATATCAATACCTCGTCTGCTGGTAATGGGGGCAGTATCTTGCTCGACGCTACCGGAAGTATTAATGTTGGAAAAGTTGACTCTTCTGCTAAGGGGAATGCGGGCGATGTTATCGCGATTAACCGCAGCACGATCGGCAATATTGTTGTCAGTCAAATTGATGCTCAGAGTCAGGACACAGGTACGGGGGGCAATGTTTCGATTGTGACTGAAAACTTTTTTCGATCGCTCAATTCCTTCAAAGATAGAAACGGCATCAATGCTAGCATTTCTACGGCTGGAAGTCCTGGAGATGCTAACGGCGGTACAATAATTATCCGCCACGGAGGCAAGGGAATCACGCCTTTTATTGTCGGCAATTCCCAGACAAATGGAACGGCGGGTGCACTTACTAGGGGCAATAGTAATCCCATACAAACAATTTTGCCCGATCGCGAATATCGCTATACTCACACACAAGATCCCAATCTCGCGCAAAATCGCGATCGCATTCAAATTATTTCCGTACCGCCGCCAATAGTTGCACCGACACCCGCAGCTACTCCCACGCCCGCAGCTACTCCAACACCAGCAGCTACTCCAACCCCCGCACCCACACCCGCAGCTACTCCAACGCCCGCAGCTACTCCAACACCAGCAGCTACTCCAACGCCCGCACCCACACCCGCAGATACTCCAACGCCCGCACCCACACCTGCAGCGACTCCCACGCCCGCACCCACAACCGCAGATACTCCCGCGCCTTCCCCAACACCGACTGCAGCGCCCGCAAGCACACCCTCACGGCAACTCCCACGGCGTTTACCCGTCGCACCATCCCCAACACCCGAAAGCTCGAGCGCACCAACACCCGAAACTTCGATCGCACCTTTCCCAATTCCTCAAATATTTATCGCACCTGCCCCAACACCCGAAACTTCGATCGCACCTTCGGCAACACCCGATCCGATACCTGATTTTGCGCTCGACTTCCAACTACCTCAATTGCCCGATTCATTCCTACTGCCACCCCGCGCGCGCCCCACACAGCCCTCGACGCCCACAACGCCAAACGCTGCTGCCCGCATAGCTTCTACACCTACCCTTCCCTCGGTTTCCCAAATCACCTCCTCCCTCGCCACTCAACCTGCGATCGCCCCCCAACCTTCAAACGCGCCAACTCCAGCCCCCGCAGCCCCTCTTGCCTCTCTAACCCAGCCTGTAGCTCAAATTCAGCCAGTACCTGCAAGTGCGATCGTACCCGTGCCTGCAAGTGCGATCGTACCCGCGCCTGCAAGCTCGATCGTACCCGCGCCCGCTGTCAGCCCAAGCCAAACTCCCCAACGAGAGTTAGCTTTTTTAATTGGCGATTTATTGGGTGCTGAAACCTCGATCGACCAAAATGCTGAAACGGGAAATACCGAATTAGATTGGAAGCGTAACAACGAAACAATTATCTCCCTAGAACTTCCTTACACCCCGTCAGTTAACACCATTGCCGGAGCCGAAGCAAATAACCCGATCTCCACAGAGACATCTACTGACAATTTAACAGTTTCAGTCGCAGAAACTCCGCCGGAAATAATTGTTCAAACTCCTAGTTTACCGATTGCTAATTCTGAACCCTTTGATGTCAATCTTTCCGATCTTTGGGAGAGAATAGCTGGAATAAATACAGCGCCAGTTCAAGATTCACCCACTATTACTCCAGCGCCCGCACCAATTCCCGCACCAACTCCAGCCCCCGCACCAACTCCAGCCCCCTCACCAACTCCAGCCCCCGCCCCAACTCCCGAACCAACTCCCACTCCCCCTCCGATCGCAGAAAATCCCTTACCCGCAGATATCCCAAATCTTTTTCCCTCAGAAATTAGCCGATCGCTCGTCGAACAAACTTTAGACCAAGGCAATGCTAATGATGCTGTCGCTCTCATTGACCAACTATTTGAACAAGACTACGAAAATTATTATGGGGAAAATTTCACGGATAAAAAAATCAACGTTCAATATCTAAGAGAAACTCTCAAAACAATCAAGGAGGAAACCGGGAAGCAAGCTGTAATTGTTTACGCGATCGTCCGGCTCAAAGAAGTGTCGCTAGTGTTAGTAGTTCCCGACGGGCCTCCTATTCTCAAACAAGCGCCCGTTAACAGCAAAACACTACTAAAAACGGTGAATATTTTTCAGGGCTATTTGGCACAGCCACAAAATTCCCAAGATACAGCATATTTGGAAAACGCGCAGCAACTTTACCAATGGTTGATTTTACCAATATCTAAAGAATTGGAATCGTTAAATATCGATACGCTAATTTTTTCATTCGATGCAGGTTTGCGCCAACTGCCACTATCCGCTTTGCACGACGGCAAGCAATTTCTAGTAGAAAAGTACAGTCTAGGTTCAATTCCCAGTGTCAGTTTGACTAACACAAAGTATCAAAGTTTGAAAAACGCTCAAGTTTTAGCAATGGGTGCTTCAGAGTTTCCACACACTGATAAAGATCCTTTGCCTGCGGTGCCGATCGAATTATCTGCGATCGCCGGTACCAGAAGCGACAGGAAAAATCAAGCGGGATTGAGCAGAAATGAAAGTTTTCTCAATCCTGCTGCCGAATTGCCCTTATGGCGGGGACGGTCTTTTCTCAACGAAAACTTTACCCTAGACAATCTCAGCAAACAGCGACAGCAACAGGCATTTGGAATCGTTCACTTAGCTACTCACGCTAGCTTTCCTCAAGGCGAAAACGGACGCAAGGAAGCTGAGATTGATTTGTGGGATCGCTCTTTGGCGCTCGATGAATTTAGGTCGGCGAAGTGGTACGATCGCCGACAAGTAGAGTTATTAGTGCTGAGTGCCTGCGAAACGGCGATCGGGGATAATACAGCAGAAATGGGATTTGCTGGATTGGCCGTCCGCAGCGGTGTAAAATCAGCTTTGGCGAGTTTGTGGAAAGTTAATGATATCGGCACTTTGGCGTTGATGACCGAGTTTTACGGCAATTTGCGATCGGAAAACATTAAAGCTGAAGCGCTCAGAAAAGCTCAACTGGCAATGATCCGCAAACAAATTGTAGTAAAAGACG